The genomic segment AGGCTTTTTAAGTTAAGGCAAAAGTAGGAAtcagtaggtttgtatttgaaacaggattatgacttcaatctgaggtgaagtatgtctaaagacaatatcaatgatctgcttcaatcatcggtttgaccatctgatagacaaaaacaaggaataaaggtcaggtcaatgtatttaatccagcATGTGAACCACCAGGATGTGAAAATACCTCTTCtaatggtggtgaagttcagtagaactctgacgcctccctgtggtgtctcagattttcacagcttgtaatgCTGGTGTTCACAGGTAGCTCCGTTCTGACAAtagttgtaaaacatgttcagttattctctgtgttttattcacttctttttacatgttaagaaatgtgtgactagagttttttacatgcttgcttatagagttttcttccatgcaacagagagtggttatgtattcatgttgagaatctgccctgtcagaggcatgaaacatgaatcagagcttgttaacccctccctcttcttcctgctctcagactcagccagctccactctgacgtttattttcttgttccctcccctttagatctacagtttgaggatgggtgtaaccaacatgtgGGACGGTGCAAGAGCAGACACATGCTGTTTAGATGAGAGGTTaaactagtttgatttctaagaagtgaaactcagacagtcgtcattacagagaggagaaatggcgcagaaaggagttcaactagaccgggaggccttctcttgttccatctgtctggatctcttgaaggatccggtgactgttccctgtggacatagtaactgtatgaactgtattaaaagccactgggataaagaggatgaaaagacaatctacagctgccctcagtgtaggcagactttcacaccgaggcctgttCTGGTGAAAAGCACCATGTTGgcagttttagtggaggagctgaagaagactggactccaagctgctcctgctgatcactgctatgctggacctgaagatgtggcctgtgatgtctgcaccgggaggaaactgaaagcctgtaagtcctgtctgcagtgtctggcctcttactgtgagaaacatcttcagcctcattttgaagcagctccattaaagaaacacaagctggtggagccctccaagaagctccaggagaacgtctgctctcgtcatgatgaggtgatgaagatgttctgtcgtactgatcagcagtctatctgttatctctgccctgtggatgaacacaaagatcatgacacagtctcagctgcagtagaaaggagcgagaggcagagagagctcgaggtgagtcgacaaaacatccagcagagaatccaggacagagagaaagatgtgaagctgctccaacaggaggtggaggctatcaatggctccgctgataaaacagtggggaacagtgagaagatcttcagtgagctgatccgtctcatggagaaaagacgctctgatgtgaagcagcaggtcagatcccagcagcaaactgaagtgagtcgagtcagagagcttcaggagaagctggagcaggagatcactgagctgaagaggagagacgctgaactggagaagctctcacacacagaagatcacaaccagtttctacacgactacccctcactgtcaccactcaatgaatctacacactcatccagcatcaagatccgtcctctgaggtactttgaggatgtgacagcggctgtgtcagaagtcagagataaactacaggacgtcctgagagagaaatggacaaacatctcacagacagtgactgaagtggatgttttactgtcagaaccaaaaccagagcccaagaccagagctgagttcttcaaatattcatgtgacatcacactggatccaaacacagcatacacacagctgttattatctgatgggaacagaaaagtaacagtaatgagagaacaacagtcttattctagtcacccagacagattcactgatttgcgtcaggtcctgagtaaagagagtctgatgggacgttgttactgggaagtggagttgagaggAGATAGttctgtagcagtcacatacaagaatatcagcagaacaGGGCTCTCATATGAATGTAggtttggacgtaatgacaaatcttgggcgttaGATTGTAACAACAACAGGTATTacttttgttacaacaaagtcagcactcctgtctcaggtcctcagtcctccagagtaggagtgtacctggatcacagagcaggtattctgtccttctacagcatctctgaaaccatgactctcctccacagagtccagaccacattcactcagcctctacatgctggactcaggTTATATTATTgtcctggagactctgctgagttgtgtaagctgaagtagacagaagtcattaggggacaatgtgttaacatctgtgtttttttccatgtttctacagaaagctgattatacttttcttcactgcactcaaATACTATGgtactttgacacacacacacacacacacacacacacacacacacacacacacacagacacacacacagacacacacacagtcagacacacacacacacacacacacacacacacacacagacagtcagactctcacacacacacacacacacacacacagacacacacacagtcagacacacacacacacacacacacacacacacacacacagacagtcagactcacacacacacacacacacacacacacacacacacacacacacacacacacagtcagacacacacacacacacacacacacacacacacacacacacacacacacacacagacagtcagactcacacacacacacacacacacacacacacacagacacacacacagtcagacacacacacacacacacacacacacacacacacacacacacagacagtcagactcacacacacacacacacacacacacagtcagacacacacacacacacacacacacacacacacacagacagacagacagtcagactcacacacacacacacacacacagacagacagacagtcagactcacacacacacacacacacacacagacagacagacagtcagacagacagtcagacacacacacacacacacacacagacagacagacagtcagactcacacacacacacacacacacacagacagacagacagacagacagacagacagacagacagtcagacacacacacacacacacacacacacagacagacagacagtcagactcacacacacacacacacacacacaaacacacacacacacacacacacacacacaaacacatacacacagacagacagtcagacagactcacacacacacacacacacacacacacagacagacagacagtcagactcacacacacacacacacacacagacagacagacagtcagactcacacacacacacacacacacaaacacacacacacacacacacacacatacacacacacacacagacagacagactttcacacacacacacacacacacacacacacaaacacatacacacagacagacagtcagacagactcacacacacacacacacacacagacagtcagactcacacacacacacacacacacagacagacagacagtcagacacacacagacagacagacacacacacacacacacacacacacacacacacacacagacacacacacacacacacacacacacacactttgttttgttttgtttttcttctttgttaggcgtcttagagtattcagagaagcgctatgttattatcattatt from the Labrus bergylta chromosome 4, fLabBer1.1, whole genome shotgun sequence genome contains:
- the LOC136178849 gene encoding tripartite motif-containing protein 16-like is translated as MAQKGVQLDREAFSCSICLDLLKDPVTVPCGHSNCMNCIKSHWDKEDEKTIYSCPQCRQTFTPRPVLVKSTMLAVLVEELKKTGLQAAPADHCYAGPEDVACDVCTGRKLKACKSCLQCLASYCEKHLQPHFEAAPLKKHKLVEPSKKLQENVCSRHDEVMKMFCRTDQQSICYLCPVDEHKDHDTVSAAVERSERQRELEVSRQNIQQRIQDREKDVKLLQQEVEAINGSADKTVGNSEKIFSELIRLMEKRRSDVKQQVRSQQQTEVSRVRELQEKLEQEITELKRRDAELEKLSHTEDHNQFLHDYPSLSPLNESTHSSSIKIRPLRYFEDVTAAVSEVRDKLQDVLREKWTNISQTVTEVDVLLSEPKPEPKTRAEFFKYSCDITLDPNTAYTQLLLSDGNRKVTVMREQQSYSSHPDRFTDLRQVLSKESLMGRCYWEVELRGDSSVAVTYKNISRTGLSYECRFGRNDKSWALDCNNNRYYFCYNKVSTPVSGPQSSRVGVYLDHRAGILSFYSISETMTLLHRVQTTFTQPLHAGLRLYYCPGDSAELCKLK